The following are from one region of the Staphylococcus argenteus genome:
- a CDS encoding response regulator, with the protein MDKVILVDDHYIVRQGLRFLLSTIENLEVIQDFSDGKSFLEYLKDHEHPDIVLLDLVMPEMNGIEITEYIKTHYPEIKVLVLTSYVDDEHVISAINKGADGYEMKDVEPQQLIDTIRRVMNGEKMIHPKAQDVFETVSQKPHYTNKLSKREIEVLREMVKGKTNKEIAETLFVSEKTIKTHVSHIFSKLQVSDRTQAAIYAMENKLI; encoded by the coding sequence ATGGACAAAGTAATATTAGTAGATGACCATTATATTGTTCGTCAAGGACTACGTTTTTTATTATCAACAATTGAAAATTTAGAAGTTATTCAAGATTTTTCAGATGGAAAATCATTTTTAGAATATTTAAAAGACCATGAGCATCCAGATATTGTGTTATTAGATTTAGTAATGCCTGAAATGAATGGCATTGAAATTACTGAATATATTAAGACACATTATCCTGAAATCAAAGTATTAGTCTTAACGAGTTATGTTGATGACGAACACGTGATTTCCGCCATCAATAAAGGCGCAGATGGTTATGAAATGAAAGATGTTGAGCCACAGCAATTAATCGACACAATTAGACGTGTCATGAATGGTGAAAAAATGATACATCCTAAAGCGCAGGATGTATTTGAAACGGTAAGCCAAAAACCACACTATACGAATAAATTGTCAAAGAGAGAAATAGAAGTGTTACGTGAAATGGTTAAAGGCAAAACAAATAAAGAAATTGCAGAAACCTTATTTGTGTCAGAAAAAACAATTAAAACACATGTTAGTCATATTTTTAGTAAGTTACAAGTAAGTGATCGTACACAAGCTGCAATCTATGCAATGGAAAATAAATTAATTTAA
- a CDS encoding GAF domain-containing sensor histidine kinase produces MEQKTRLALLKEIAEFLNEETEMYSMTQGALKYLIEGSNFTTGWIFFINSVGEHELVSHVDLPHSLMAEHCHYIKDGSCWCVKAFNQGRLMKASNIVNCSRINLASKAYPSQNDDITHHATVPLKSGQEQFGILNVASPNTEIYSDEDLELLESVAFQLGSAIKRIYLTDREKEAAKINERNRLARDLHDSVNQMLFSVKLTAHAAYGMTNETIAKQAFKTIEETSQNAVNEMRALIWQLKPVGLEQGLLHALTAYSKLMQIQLKVNVEGLIDLSNEIEENIYRALQECINNVKKHADTNSISLMLKQTNEMLYISVYDYGQGFDIDEVDISSSHGINNIKQRVKLLKGKVTFQSQPSKGTQIYFTIPIK; encoded by the coding sequence ATGGAACAAAAGACGCGACTGGCTTTATTAAAAGAAATTGCTGAATTTTTAAATGAAGAGACAGAAATGTATAGTATGACGCAAGGCGCTTTAAAATATTTAATCGAAGGCAGTAATTTCACGACTGGTTGGATATTTTTTATAAATAGCGTCGGCGAACATGAACTTGTTTCACATGTGGACTTACCTCACTCATTAATGGCAGAACATTGTCATTATATAAAGGATGGATCGTGTTGGTGTGTTAAAGCTTTTAATCAAGGTAGGTTGATGAAAGCCTCTAATATTGTTAATTGTTCTCGAATAAATCTTGCGTCTAAAGCTTATCCAAGTCAAAACGATGATATTACACATCATGCTACGGTGCCACTTAAATCAGGACAAGAGCAATTTGGAATTTTAAATGTTGCGTCGCCTAATACTGAAATTTATAGTGACGAAGACTTAGAATTATTAGAATCAGTTGCATTTCAATTAGGTTCAGCCATCAAACGTATTTATTTAACAGATCGTGAAAAAGAAGCCGCAAAAATAAACGAACGTAACCGTTTAGCTAGAGATTTACATGATTCAGTAAATCAAATGTTATTTTCTGTAAAGTTAACAGCACATGCTGCTTATGGTATGACGAATGAAACCATTGCCAAACAAGCATTCAAGACAATCGAAGAGACAAGTCAAAATGCGGTAAATGAAATGCGTGCACTGATATGGCAACTTAAACCTGTCGGACTAGAACAAGGTTTACTGCACGCGTTGACGGCTTATAGTAAGTTAATGCAAATCCAATTAAAAGTGAATGTAGAAGGTTTGATAGACCTGTCTAATGAAATTGAAGAAAATATATATCGCGCATTACAAGAATGCATTAATAATGTAAAAAAACATGCAGACACAAATTCAATAAGTTTAATGTTAAAACAAACAAACGAAATGCTATACATAAGTGTTTATGATTATGGACAAGGTTTTGATATAGATGAAGTTGATATCAGTTCGTCACATGGCATTAACAATATAAAACAAAGAGTTAAATTATTAAAAGGTAAAGTGACATTTCAATCACAGCCATCTAAAGGGACGCAAATTTATTTCACTATTCCTATAAAATAA
- a CDS encoding RluA family pseudouridine synthase, translating into MKFKIPENFNDLSLRDIFQQLKVPKKDLHNLNMSKDITINGQPARLMDKVQTGDQVVVPTTDEKSNYVPSYRYAQIKYEDDDMAIVMKPKGVKTHPNDLKESNTLMNHVIYTVDSDYVEPIHRLDQETVGLLIVAKNPLMKKILDRMLEENNITRIYKANVKALLPLKPQTIDMPIGKDKFHSNKRRVSPTGQRAITHILTSKMLKENVCQLEIKLDTGRTHQIRVHLAEIGHPVIGDPLYGDSTLRQLELESYKIEFVHPLTKEVISVSLDD; encoded by the coding sequence ATGAAATTTAAAATACCAGAAAACTTTAATGACTTAAGTTTACGAGACATTTTCCAACAACTTAAGGTACCTAAAAAAGACTTACACAATTTAAACATGTCTAAAGATATTACAATTAATGGCCAACCCGCACGATTAATGGATAAAGTTCAAACCGGCGATCAAGTTGTGGTACCTACAACTGATGAAAAAAGTAATTACGTACCTAGTTATCGTTATGCACAAATTAAATATGAAGATGATGACATGGCAATTGTTATGAAGCCTAAAGGTGTAAAGACGCATCCAAATGATTTAAAAGAAAGTAACACATTGATGAATCATGTTATTTATACTGTTGACAGTGATTATGTTGAACCGATTCATCGACTGGATCAAGAAACAGTTGGATTATTAATTGTTGCTAAAAATCCTTTAATGAAAAAAATACTTGATCGTATGTTAGAGGAAAATAACATTACACGTATTTATAAAGCAAATGTTAAAGCATTGCTACCATTAAAACCACAAACGATTGATATGCCAATAGGTAAAGATAAATTCCATTCAAACAAACGTCGCGTTTCACCTACTGGTCAACGTGCGATTACACATATTTTAACTTCTAAAATGTTAAAAGAAAATGTGTGTCAACTTGAAATTAAATTAGATACTGGACGTACACATCAAATTCGTGTGCATTTAGCTGAAATTGGTCATCCAGTTATTGGTGACCCATTATATGGAGACTCAACATTGAGACAATTAGAACTTGAAAGTTATAAAATAGAGTTTGTACATCCTCTAACTAAAGAGGTCATTTCTGTTTCGTTAGATGATTAA
- the fumC gene encoding class II fumarate hydratase — translation MSVRIEHDTFGEIEVPADKYWGAQTERSKRNFPVGKERMPIEVVYGFAQLKRAAALANFDLGKLSEAKKDAIVYACDRILAGELDEHFPLVVWQTGSGTQSNMNVNEVVSFVANMYLKEHQSDESIHPNDDVNKSQSSNDTFPTAMHVALYHEVETKLEPALKLLRNTLKEKEDKFDSIIKIGRTHLQDATPIKLGQEISGWRYMLDRCDTMLSESKKHILNLAIGGTAVGTGINAHPDFGDKVAQYISENTGYPFVSSENKFHALTAHDEVVQLHGTLKALAGDLMKIANDVRWLASGPRAGLAEISIPENEPGSSIMPGKVNPTQCEMLTMVAVQVMGNDTVVGFASSQGNFELNVYKPVIMHNTLQSIYLLADGMETFNNNCAVGIEPIEENIDNYLNQSLMLVTALNPHIGYEKAAQIAKKAHKEGLTLKESAIQTGYVTEEQFEAWIKPEDMVDPH, via the coding sequence ATGTCAGTAAGAATTGAACATGATACTTTTGGAGAAATAGAAGTACCAGCAGATAAATATTGGGGTGCTCAAACTGAAAGAAGTAAGAGAAATTTCCCAGTTGGTAAAGAGCGTATGCCAATTGAAGTGGTCTATGGTTTTGCACAATTAAAACGTGCAGCAGCATTAGCTAATTTTGACTTAGGAAAATTAAGTGAAGCCAAAAAAGATGCCATTGTATACGCTTGTGACCGAATCTTAGCCGGTGAGCTAGATGAACACTTCCCACTTGTTGTATGGCAAACTGGAAGCGGGACGCAAAGTAACATGAATGTGAATGAAGTAGTAAGCTTCGTTGCAAACATGTATTTAAAAGAACATCAAAGTGATGAAAGCATTCACCCTAATGATGACGTTAATAAATCGCAAAGTTCCAATGATACATTCCCAACAGCGATGCACGTAGCATTGTATCATGAAGTCGAAACAAAATTAGAACCAGCTTTAAAACTTTTAAGAAATACCTTGAAAGAAAAAGAAGATAAGTTTGATTCAATTATTAAAATTGGACGAACACATTTACAAGATGCAACACCAATCAAATTAGGGCAAGAAATTAGTGGTTGGAGATATATGTTGGATCGATGCGATACAATGTTATCAGAATCTAAAAAACATATTTTAAACCTTGCTATTGGTGGTACAGCGGTAGGTACTGGAATCAATGCGCATCCTGACTTTGGTGATAAAGTTGCACAATATATTTCTGAAAATACTGGTTATCCATTTGTATCTTCTGAAAATAAATTCCATGCATTAACTGCGCACGATGAAGTTGTACAGTTACATGGGACATTAAAAGCATTAGCTGGTGATTTAATGAAAATTGCTAATGATGTAAGATGGTTGGCTTCTGGACCAAGAGCTGGTTTAGCAGAAATTTCTATCCCTGAAAATGAACCGGGATCATCTATTATGCCTGGTAAAGTTAACCCAACACAATGTGAAATGTTAACGATGGTTGCTGTTCAAGTTATGGGTAATGATACGGTTGTTGGATTTGCAAGCTCTCAAGGTAACTTCGAATTAAATGTATATAAGCCAGTAATTATGCATAATACATTACAATCTATTTATCTTTTAGCTGATGGCATGGAAACATTTAATAATAATTGTGCTGTAGGCATAGAACCAATCGAAGAGAATATTGATAATTATCTAAATCAATCGTTAATGTTAGTTACAGCATTAAATCCACATATCGGTTACGAGAAAGCAGCACAAATTGCTAAAAAGGCCCACAAAGAAGGCTTAACTTTAAAAGAATCTGCAATTCAAACAGGATATGTAACAGAGGAACAATTTGAAGCTTGGATTAAGCCAGAAGATATGGTGGATCCACACTAA
- a CDS encoding SAS053 family DNA gyrase inhibitor, which produces MSKDKDAKLNYHEEENSMVTDFEDLKELGKEMEQISDQNDQEKSTDEKNSH; this is translated from the coding sequence ATGTCTAAAGATAAAGATGCAAAATTAAATTATCACGAAGAAGAAAACAGTATGGTAACTGATTTTGAAGATTTAAAAGAATTAGGTAAAGAGATGGAACAAATTTCAGATCAAAATGATCAAGAGAAGAGTACTGATGAAAAGAATAGCCATTAA
- a CDS encoding 6-phosphogluconolactonase, with protein sequence MAMNFKVFDNSQLVAEYAADIIRKQFNNNPTTIAGFHLDTDQAPILDELKKNVEKHAVDFSQINILDYDNKKSYFEALGVPASQIYPIAFEKDAIEFISDKIKTKENKGKLTLQVVSIDEQGKLNVSIRQGLMEAREIFLVVTGANKKEVVEKLYQENGKTSFEPSDLKSHRMVNVILDKEAAAGLPEDVKAYFTSRFA encoded by the coding sequence ATGGCAATGAACTTTAAAGTATTTGACAACAGTCAACTTGTAGCAGAATATGCTGCAGATATTATTAGAAAACAATTTAACAATAATCCTACTACAATTGCAGGTTTTCATTTGGATACAGACCAAGCACCAATATTAGATGAACTAAAGAAAAACGTTGAGAAACACGCTGTTGATTTTAGTCAAATAAATATTTTAGATTATGACAATAAAAAATCTTATTTTGAAGCATTAGGCGTGCCAGCAAGTCAAATCTATCCAATTGCGTTTGAAAAAGATGCTATTGAATTTATCTCTGACAAAATTAAAACTAAAGAAAATAAAGGCAAACTAACATTACAAGTTGTTTCTATTGATGAGCAAGGAAAATTAAATGTTAGTATCCGCCAAGGTTTAATGGAAGCGAGAGAAATATTTTTAGTTGTGACAGGTGCTAATAAAAAGGAAGTTGTTGAAAAATTATACCAAGAAAATGGTAAAACAAGTTTCGAACCATCTGACTTAAAATCACATAGAATGGTAAATGTTATTCTTGATAAAGAAGCGGCTGCAGGTTTACCTGAAGATGTCAAAGCTTACTTTACATCTCGCTTTGCTTAA
- the trmL gene encoding tRNA (uridine(34)/cytosine(34)/5-carboxymethylaminomethyluridine(34)-2'-O)-methyltransferase TrmL, with protein MTNHIVLYQPEIPANTGNIARTCAGTNTHLHLIKPLGFRTDDKMLKRAGLDYWEFVNITYHESIEAFFETTSGEYYLLTKFGKKTYSHFDFSSQDKDYYFIFGKETTGLPDWVKEKYQETALRIPMSEHIRSLNLSNTAALLIYEALRQQDFPGLN; from the coding sequence ATGACAAATCATATCGTTTTATATCAACCTGAGATTCCAGCTAATACTGGAAATATTGCACGTACGTGTGCAGGAACTAATACACATTTACATTTAATTAAGCCACTTGGTTTTAGAACGGATGATAAAATGTTAAAAAGAGCAGGATTAGATTACTGGGAATTTGTGAATATTACTTATCACGAAAGTATTGAAGCATTTTTTGAAACAACTAGTGGTGAATACTATTTATTAACAAAATTTGGCAAAAAGACTTATAGTCATTTTGATTTTTCAAGTCAAGATAAAGATTATTATTTTATTTTTGGAAAAGAAACAACAGGTTTACCAGATTGGGTTAAAGAAAAGTATCAAGAAACAGCATTAAGAATACCTATGAGTGAACACATTCGTTCACTGAATTTATCAAATACTGCGGCGTTGCTAATTTATGAAGCATTACGTCAACAAGATTTTCCAGGATTAAACTAA
- the queG gene encoding tRNA epoxyqueuosine(34) reductase QueG, giving the protein MDTKQLKQDIIDYAYTIGIDSIGFTTADPFDELKQKLEAYHSNGYASGFEESDIALRTEPKLSLPTARSIIAIAVGYPNKLKGAPKSVRGDRRGLFARASWGQDYHSIMRKRLDKLAAFIESKVPNVEIKSMVDTGVLSDRAVAERAGLGFVGRNGFVINPNLGTWTYLGEMLVSIPFEPDDPLLDSCGDCTICVDRCPTSALVGNGQLNSQKCISFLTQTKGYMPDQYRYKIGNRLYGCDTCQQVCPKNRGINTEQDDIILEPEILKPRLIPLLSMSNKEFKQTYGHLAGAWRGKKPIQRNAILALAHFNEVDAIPELKKVATTDERPMIRATAYWAIGQILGDDAKDFINANYEKEDAEVQQEMIKGIETRREK; this is encoded by the coding sequence TTGGATACAAAGCAGTTAAAGCAAGATATCATTGATTATGCATATACAATCGGAATCGACAGTATTGGGTTTACTACTGCAGATCCCTTTGATGAATTGAAGCAAAAGCTTGAAGCATATCATTCAAACGGTTATGCCTCAGGATTTGAAGAGTCTGATATTGCTTTACGGACAGAGCCAAAACTATCATTACCAACAGCAAGATCGATTATAGCAATAGCGGTGGGTTACCCTAATAAATTAAAGGGCGCACCTAAGAGTGTTAGAGGAGACCGTAGAGGTTTATTTGCAAGAGCATCGTGGGGGCAAGATTATCATTCAATTATGCGTAAACGATTAGACAAGTTGGCAGCATTCATTGAATCTAAAGTTCCAAATGTTGAAATAAAATCGATGGTAGATACAGGTGTGTTATCAGATAGAGCTGTTGCAGAACGTGCTGGGTTAGGATTTGTTGGTAGAAATGGATTTGTCATAAATCCAAATTTAGGTACGTGGACATATCTAGGTGAAATGTTAGTCAGTATACCTTTTGAACCTGATGACCCATTATTAGATAGCTGTGGTGATTGCACGATTTGTGTTGATCGTTGTCCAACAAGTGCATTAGTTGGAAATGGCCAATTAAATAGTCAAAAATGCATTAGTTTTTTAACACAAACAAAAGGTTATATGCCAGATCAATATCGATATAAAATTGGAAATAGACTTTATGGATGCGATACATGTCAGCAAGTTTGTCCGAAAAATCGTGGTATTAACACAGAACAAGATGATATTATTTTAGAGCCAGAAATTTTGAAGCCAAGACTTATACCGTTATTAAGTATGTCTAATAAAGAATTTAAACAAACATATGGTCACCTTGCAGGTGCTTGGCGAGGTAAAAAACCTATACAACGAAATGCTATTTTGGCATTAGCACACTTTAATGAAGTGGATGCAATTCCAGAATTGAAAAAAGTTGCAACTACAGATGAAAGACCTATGATTCGAGCAACTGCTTATTGGGCAATTGGTCAAATTCTTGGTGATGATGCTAAAGACTTTATCAACGCAAATTATGAAAAAGAGGATGCGGAAGTCCAACAGGAAATGATAAAAGGAATAGAAACAAGGAGAGAAAAGTAA
- a CDS encoding amino acid ABC transporter ATP-binding protein, whose translation MIKINNLNKVFGDNEVLKDINLEINQGEVVAIIGPSGSGKSTLLRCMNLLEEPTKGQVIFEGNDLTKKGTQVDKLRQKMGMVFQNFNLFPHKKVVDNIILAPKLLKKDDNEALHQEAISLLDKVGLKEKANVYPNQLSGGQKQRVAIARALAMQPDVILFDEPTSALDPEVVGDVLKVMKDLAKEGMTMVVVTHEMGFAKDVSDKVIFMADGVVVESGTPNEIFEHPQHERTQNFLSRVL comes from the coding sequence GTGATTAAAATTAATAATCTTAATAAAGTATTTGGAGATAATGAAGTATTAAAAGATATCAATCTTGAAATCAATCAAGGTGAAGTTGTAGCAATTATTGGTCCATCAGGTAGTGGCAAAAGTACATTGTTAAGATGTATGAATTTATTAGAAGAACCTACTAAAGGACAAGTAATATTTGAAGGAAATGATTTAACAAAAAAAGGAACACAAGTCGACAAATTACGCCAAAAGATGGGCATGGTTTTCCAAAACTTTAATCTGTTTCCACATAAAAAAGTTGTCGATAATATAATATTAGCACCTAAATTACTGAAAAAAGATGATAATGAAGCATTGCATCAAGAAGCTATTTCACTTCTAGATAAAGTAGGTTTAAAAGAAAAAGCAAATGTATATCCTAATCAATTATCCGGTGGTCAAAAACAAAGGGTAGCAATTGCAAGGGCGCTAGCAATGCAACCAGATGTTATCTTATTCGATGAACCAACTTCAGCATTAGATCCTGAGGTTGTTGGTGATGTATTAAAAGTAATGAAAGACTTAGCCAAAGAAGGTATGACCATGGTAGTTGTTACACATGAAATGGGCTTTGCCAAAGATGTCAGTGACAAAGTCATATTTATGGCGGATGGTGTCGTTGTAGAATCTGGAACACCAAATGAAATCTTCGAACATCCACAACACGAAAGAACACAGAATTTCTTATCAAGAGTATTATAA
- a CDS encoding ABC transporter substrate-binding protein/permease → MKCLFRVILVLGFLLSSAIIYINPIAHAEQDQTWEKIKERGEIRVGLSADYAPMEFEHTVNGKTEYAGVDIDLAKKIAKDNHLKLKIVNMSFDSLLGALKTGKIDIIISGMTSTPERKKQVDFSDSYMMTKNIMLVKKDKVNDYKDIKDFNNKKIGAQKGTEQEKIAQTEIENASITSLSRLPDVILALKSGKVEGAVVEKPVAEAYLKQNPKLGISNIKFNEEEKDTVIAVPKDSPKLLSQINKSIKEVKDKGLIDKYMTNAANAMNDDSGFISKYGSFFWKGIKITILISFIGVALGSILGAFVALMKLSKIKIISWIASIYIEILRGTPMLVQVFIVFFGITAALGLDISALVCGTIALVINSSAYIAEIIRAGINAVDKGQMEAARSLGLNYRQTMKSVIMPQAIKNILPALGNEFVTLIKESSIVSTIGVGEIMFNAQVVQGISFDPFTPLLVAAALYFVLTFVLTRIMNMIEGRLSASD, encoded by the coding sequence ATGAAGTGTTTATTTAGGGTTATATTAGTATTAGGTTTTTTATTAAGCAGTGCAATTATATATATCAACCCAATTGCGCATGCTGAACAAGATCAGACTTGGGAAAAAATCAAAGAACGCGGAGAAATTAGAGTTGGTCTTTCAGCAGATTATGCACCAATGGAATTTGAGCATACAGTTAATGGGAAGACGGAATATGCTGGTGTAGACATTGATTTAGCTAAAAAGATCGCAAAAGATAATCATTTAAAATTAAAAATTGTAAATATGTCTTTTGATAGTTTATTAGGAGCATTAAAAACTGGGAAAATAGATATTATTATTTCTGGTATGACGTCAACACCTGAACGTAAAAAACAAGTTGATTTTTCAGATTCATATATGATGACTAAAAATATTATGCTTGTTAAAAAGGATAAAGTGAACGATTATAAAGACATTAAAGATTTTAATAATAAAAAAATAGGTGCACAAAAGGGTACAGAACAAGAAAAAATTGCACAAACAGAAATTGAAAATGCTTCAATTACTTCATTGAGCCGTTTACCAGACGTAATATTAGCACTAAAAAGTGGAAAAGTAGAAGGTGCAGTGGTAGAAAAGCCGGTTGCAGAAGCATATTTAAAACAAAATCCTAAATTAGGTATTTCAAATATAAAATTTAATGAAGAAGAAAAAGATACAGTGATTGCAGTGCCAAAAGATTCACCAAAACTATTATCACAAATTAATAAATCGATTAAAGAGGTTAAGGATAAAGGGCTCATTGATAAATATATGACCAATGCAGCAAATGCAATGAATGATGACAGTGGTTTTATTTCAAAGTATGGTAGCTTTTTCTGGAAAGGTATAAAAATAACAATATTAATTTCATTTATTGGTGTGGCATTAGGTTCAATTTTGGGAGCATTTGTTGCCCTAATGAAATTAAGTAAGATTAAAATCATATCATGGATTGCTTCAATTTATATCGAAATTTTAAGAGGAACACCAATGTTAGTCCAAGTATTTATCGTATTCTTTGGTATAACTGCTGCATTAGGATTAGATATTTCAGCATTAGTTTGCGGAACAATTGCTTTGGTCATTAATTCTTCAGCATATATTGCCGAAATTATTAGAGCAGGTATTAATGCAGTTGATAAAGGACAAATGGAGGCAGCTCGAAGCTTAGGATTAAATTATAGACAAACAATGAAAAGCGTAATTATGCCACAAGCTATTAAAAATATTTTACCAGCACTTGGAAATGAATTTGTTACTTTAATAAAAGAATCGTCCATTGTTTCAACAATTGGAGTTGGTGAGATTATGTTTAATGCTCAAGTGGTACAAGGAATTTCGTTTGATCCATTTACACCATTATTAGTTGCTGCAGCATTATACTTTGTATTAACATTCGTTCTTACACGTATTATGAACATGATTGAAGGGAGATTGAGCGCTAGTGATTAA
- a CDS encoding PTS transporter subunit IIC, translated as MSNTKNAENKQFFSKILNSIGAGVVIALVPNALLGEVLKIFKSGNEILELIYQLVILIQSFMAFIIGVLAAHQFKFNGAGAAIVGTSAMIGSGAVVFNNNGFMLKGIGDIINASLVVIIACLLYMILQNKLGSFELIILPVLVPIVSGGIGLLTLPYVRKITQAIGNVIHSFTDLNPLLMSILISVAFSLLMVTPISLVAIATAISLNGLGSGAANLGIVAACVTFLFGSLRVNSIGVNAVLLIGAAKMMIPVYLKNLIISIPLTINGVITGIIAYVLQVKGTPLSAGFGYTGLVGPINAYNRMSGDPTMNIILLALGYFVIPFVSAFIVHELCKKFIPSYSNDIYKFEVPKQ; from the coding sequence ATGAGTAACACTAAAAATGCTGAAAACAAACAATTTTTCAGTAAAATTTTAAATTCTATTGGAGCAGGTGTCGTTATAGCGCTCGTTCCTAACGCTTTATTAGGTGAAGTTTTAAAAATATTTAAAAGTGGCAATGAAATTTTAGAATTGATCTATCAATTAGTTATTCTTATACAATCCTTTATGGCTTTTATAATTGGTGTATTGGCTGCTCATCAATTTAAATTCAATGGAGCAGGTGCTGCAATTGTTGGTACTTCTGCGATGATTGGTTCTGGGGCAGTAGTTTTTAATAACAATGGTTTTATGTTAAAAGGAATTGGTGACATTATCAATGCAAGCCTTGTCGTTATAATTGCTTGTTTATTATATATGATTCTGCAAAATAAACTAGGCTCATTTGAATTAATTATCTTACCAGTATTGGTGCCAATAGTAAGTGGGGGAATTGGTCTTCTTACACTACCTTATGTTCGTAAAATTACTCAAGCTATTGGAAATGTAATACATTCATTTACTGACTTAAATCCTTTATTAATGTCTATACTAATAAGTGTTGCATTTTCATTATTAATGGTAACACCTATATCTTTAGTAGCAATCGCAACTGCTATTAGTTTAAATGGGCTTGGTAGTGGTGCAGCTAACTTAGGAATTGTAGCAGCTTGCGTTACATTCTTATTTGGATCACTACGTGTTAATTCTATAGGTGTGAATGCAGTTTTATTAATTGGTGCAGCTAAAATGATGATACCCGTATATTTGAAAAACCTAATTATTTCAATTCCTTTAACCATAAATGGAGTAATTACTGGAATTATAGCTTACGTTCTTCAGGTTAAAGGGACACCATTGTCTGCTGGATTTGGTTATACAGGATTAGTAGGGCCAATTAATGCATATAATCGTATGTCTGGTGACCCAACAATGAATATCATTTTATTAGCATTAGGTTATTTTGTAATTCCATTTGTTTCTGCATTTATCGTACATGAACTATGTAAAAAATTTATACCATCTTATTCAAATGATATATATAAATTTGAAGTTCCAAAACAGTAA
- the perR gene encoding peroxide-responsive transcriptional repressor PerR yields MSVEIESIEHELEESIASLRQAGVRITPQRQAILRYLISSHTHPTADEIYQALSPDFPNISVATIYNNLRVFKDIGIVKELTYGDASSRFDFNTHNHYHIICEQCGKIVDFQYPQLNEIERLAQHMTDFNVTHHRMEIYGVCKECQDK; encoded by the coding sequence ATGAGTGTTGAAATAGAATCAATTGAGCATGAATTAGAAGAATCAATTGCTTCATTGCGACAAGCTGGTGTTAGAATCACACCACAACGACAAGCAATATTACGATATTTAATTTCTTCACATACTCATCCAACAGCTGATGAAATTTATCAAGCACTTTCACCTGATTTTCCAAATATAAGTGTTGCGACAATATATAATAACTTAAGAGTATTTAAAGATATTGGAATTGTTAAAGAACTAACTTATGGTGATGCATCTAGTCGTTTCGATTTTAATACACATAATCACTATCATATTATATGTGAGCAATGTGGTAAGATTGTTGACTTCCAATATCCACAGTTAAATGAAATAGAAAGATTAGCTCAGCATATGACTGACTTTAACGTAACACATCATCGAATGGAAATTTATGGAGTTTGTAAAGAATGCCAAGATAAATAA